A region from the Drosophila ananassae strain 14024-0371.13 chromosome 2L, ASM1763931v2, whole genome shotgun sequence genome encodes:
- the LOC6500922 gene encoding protein phosphatase 1 regulatory subunit 7 yields MGDADRAMNETEVAKPTAGIQVIPAEDVSSIEEIITIDPECYELDLNHRRIEKLENFEPLTRIERLFLRWNLIKKIENLSTLTSLLELELYDNQITKIENLDELTNLELLDLSFNRLTKIENLDKLVKLDKIYFVANRITEIENLGMLTNLTMLELGDNKLKKIENIEMLVNLRQLFLGKNKIARIENLDTLVNLEILSLQANRIVKIENLEKLSNLRELYISENGIEVIENLSENQNLETLDLAKNRLKAIGNLEKLEKLEELWLNHNGVDDWKNIELLKVNKGLQTIYLEYNPIAKDVRYRSKLRDILPQLQKIDATLCMVPGSH; encoded by the coding sequence ATGGGCGATGCTGACAGAGCGATGAACGAAACGGAAGTGGCAAAGCCAACCGCCGGCATCCAGGTGATACCTGCCGAGGATGTATCCTCCATCGAGGAGATAATTACAATCGATCCAGAGTGCTACGAGCTGGATCTGAATCACCGCCGCATCGAGAAGCTGGAGAACTTTGAGCCTCTGACGCGAATCGAGCGTCTGTTCTTGCGCTGGAACCTGATCAAGAAGATCGAGAACCTTTCGACGCTGACGTCCCTTCTGGAGTTGGAGCTATACGACAACCAGATAACCAAAATCGAGAATCTGGACGAGTTGACCAACCTGGAGCTGCTGGACCTCAGCTTCAACCGATTGACCAAAATCGAGAACTTGGACAAACTTGTAAAGCTGGACAAGATCTACTTTGTGGCGAATCGCATCACTGAAATCGAGAACCTGGGTATGCTGACCAACCTCACCATGCTGGAGCTGGGCGACAACAAGTTGAAAAAGATAGAGAACATTGAGATGCTGGTGAACCTGCGACAACTCTTCCTGGGCAAGAACAAGATTGCTAGGATTGAGAATCTCGACACTCTTGTAAACCTGGAAATTCTCAGCCTGCAGGCGAATCGAATTGTAAAGATCGAGAACCTGGAGAAGCTCTCAAATCTCCGAGAGCTCTACATATCGGAGAACGGCATAGAGGTTATCGAGAACCTCTCCGAGAACCAGAATCTGGAGACCCTTGATCTTGCCAAGAACCGCTTGAAGGCCATTGGTAACTTGGAGAAACTGGAGAAATTGGAAGAGCTTTGGCTTAATCACAACGGCGTCGATGACTGGAAGAACATTGAACTTCTCAAGGTAAACAAGGGCCTGCAAACCATTTACCTGGAGTACAATCCCATAGCTAAAGATGTCCGTTACCGCTCCAAGCTTCGGGACATCCTGCCTCAGCTGCAAAAAATCGACGCTACTTTGTGCATGGTGCCGGGGTCTCATTAA
- the LOC6500921 gene encoding BTB/POZ domain-containing protein 6-B isoform X2, which translates to MWPRVLLLLSELVETLNNGNGLLHSPPHNHQQQHQQQQRGSGAGGAVSPPGGGASAGADHNIQITQPISAPSSPLASPGALNSSTSSGGGGGSGGGISGSPTAFSLPSGSAAAALAAISATPTSGSGSYVCSAGTNWHFAAVAASNAIDTADPNWQASKATVLERNAAMFNNELMSDVKFIVGGEFDIDPIRTIPAHKYILATGSSVFYAMFYGGLAENKQEIKVPDVEPTAFLTLLRYLYCDEIKLEPEHILATLYAAKKYIVPHLARACVNYLEVKLTAKNACLLLSQSRLFEEPELMQRCWEVIDAQAEMAVKSEDFVDIDLKTFESILSRETLNCKEIHLFEAALNWALNACEKMSIDDTAQNKRRLLGQALHLIRIPTMTLEEFANGVAQTGILSSQETIDMFLHFTAKVKPSLGFPTRSRAGLKTQVCHRFQSCAYRSNQWRYRGRCDSIQFSVDRRIFIVGFGLYGSSTGAANYNVKIELKRLGRTLAENDTKFFSDGSSNTFHVFFENPIQIEPECYYTASVILDGNELSFFGQEGMSEVLMGNVTFQFQCSSESTNGTGVQGGQIPELIFYGPTTVTALNSPTNSVCATPIGGSLSAGSAITGGGASASSSSSTAIASNGNNPNHGSGEDLAGEGST; encoded by the exons ATGTGGCCGCGCGTGCTCCTGCTTCTGAGCGAACTGG TGGAAACCCTTAACAATGGCAACGGGCTGCTCCATTCGCCGCCCCACaatcaccagcagcagcaccagcaacagcagcgcgGTAGCGGAGCCGGTGGAGCTGTATCGccacctggaggaggtgcctCCGCTGGTGCCGACCACAATATTCAGATAACGCAGCCGATCAGTGCTCCTTCATCGCCGTTAGCCTCACCTGGAGCCCTAAACAGCAGCACAAGCAGCGGTGGGGGCGGTGGAAGTGGTGGTGGCATCAGCGGCAGTCCAACGGCCTTCTCCTTGCCCTCCGGTTCGGCAGCGGCTGCATTGGCAGCCATCTCAGCCACTCCCACCAGCGGCAGTGGATCGTACGTGTGCTCCGCCGGCACCAACTGGCACTTTGCCGCTGTGGCGGCCTCCAATGCCATCGACACGGCCGATCCCAACTGGCAGGCCAGCAAGGCCACGGTGCTCGAGCGAAACGCAGCCATGTTTAACAACGAGCTCATGTCCGACGTCAAGTTCATTGTGGGCGGAGAGTTTG ATATTGATCCTATCCGGACCATACCCGCCCACAAATACATTCTCGCCACAGGCAGCTCCGTCTTCTATGCCATGTTTTATGGTGGATTGGCCGAAAACAAGCAGGAAATTAAAGTGCCTGATGTGGAACCCACTGCCTTTCTAACGTTGTTAAG GTACCTCTATTGTGATGAAATCAAACTAGAACCTGAACACATCCTGGCTACGCTGTACGCTGCCAAAAAGTACATCGTGCCCCATCTGGCCAGAGCCTGTGTTAACTATCTGGAAGTGAAGTTGACGGCAAAAAACGCCTGCCTACTTCTCAGTCAATCGCGTCTGTTCGAGGAGCCAGAACTGATGCAGCGTTGCTGGGAAGTGATAGACGCGCAGGCCGAGATGGCGGTTAAGTCCGAGGATTTTGTGGACATTGACCTCAAGACCTTCGAGTCGATCCTCTCCCGAGAGACGCTCAACTGCAAGGAGATCCACCTGTTCGAGGCGGCTCTCAACTGGGCCCTAAACGCCTGTGAGAAGATGAGCATCGATGACACTGCGCAAAACAAGCGTCGTTTGCTGGGACAGGCCTTGCACCTCATCCGTATCCCTACGATGACGCTGGAAGAGTTTGCCAACGGCGTGGCCCAAACAGGCATTCTCTCGTCTCAGGAAACGATTGATATGTTTCTGCACTTTACCGCCAAAGTGAAACCTTCGCTAGGTTTCCCAACCAGGTCGCGGGCGGGCCTGAAGACACAGGTTTGCCATCGCTTCCAGTCGTGTGCTTACCGCTCCAACCAGTGGCGCTACCGCGGACGCTGTGATTCCATTCAGTTTTCGGTCGATCGAAG AATCTTTATTGTTGGTTTTGGACTGTATGGCTCGTCGACCGGCGCAGCTAATTACAACGTTAAGATCGAACTCAAGCGGCTGGGACGAACTCTTGCCGAGAACGACACCAAGTTCTTTTCCGATGGGTCGAGCAACACGTTCCACGTGTTCTTCGAGAACCCTATTCAGATTGAACCCGAGTGCTACTACACCGCCTCTGTGATCCTGGACGGAAACGAGCTGAGCTTCTTTGGACAGGAGGGTATGTCGGAGGTGCTCATGGGCAATGTAACATTCCAGTTCCAGTGCTCGTCAGAGAGCACCAACGGCACTGGCGTCCAAGGCGGCCAAATCCCAGAGCTGATTTTCTACGGTCCCACTACTGTGACGGCTCTGAACTCACCGACCAATTCGGTGTGTGCCACTCCCATCGGAGGATCTTTGTCCGCGGGATCGGCAATCACTGGTGGGGGGGCATCAGCATCTTCATCATCTTCCACTGCCATAGCTTCAAATGGTAATAACCCGAACCATGGGTCTGGGGAGGATCTGGCCGGAGAGGGAAGCACCTGA
- the LOC6500921 gene encoding BTB/POZ domain-containing protein 6-B isoform X1 produces the protein MIEAFANHLSSHLGRHLLYWAIDTSNAGNGGGTSGNYGLNLRLSELINKFHGPLERGVQVLDHLLTLEEDDFTGHWGSAYAHSYEPEYADRVPENEELPPPEHMETLNNGNGLLHSPPHNHQQQHQQQQRGSGAGGAVSPPGGGASAGADHNIQITQPISAPSSPLASPGALNSSTSSGGGGGSGGGISGSPTAFSLPSGSAAAALAAISATPTSGSGSYVCSAGTNWHFAAVAASNAIDTADPNWQASKATVLERNAAMFNNELMSDVKFIVGGEFDIDPIRTIPAHKYILATGSSVFYAMFYGGLAENKQEIKVPDVEPTAFLTLLRYLYCDEIKLEPEHILATLYAAKKYIVPHLARACVNYLEVKLTAKNACLLLSQSRLFEEPELMQRCWEVIDAQAEMAVKSEDFVDIDLKTFESILSRETLNCKEIHLFEAALNWALNACEKMSIDDTAQNKRRLLGQALHLIRIPTMTLEEFANGVAQTGILSSQETIDMFLHFTAKVKPSLGFPTRSRAGLKTQVCHRFQSCAYRSNQWRYRGRCDSIQFSVDRRIFIVGFGLYGSSTGAANYNVKIELKRLGRTLAENDTKFFSDGSSNTFHVFFENPIQIEPECYYTASVILDGNELSFFGQEGMSEVLMGNVTFQFQCSSESTNGTGVQGGQIPELIFYGPTTVTALNSPTNSVCATPIGGSLSAGSAITGGGASASSSSSTAIASNGNNPNHGSGEDLAGEGST, from the exons ATGATCGAGGCCTTTGCAAATCACCTAAGCAGCCACCTGGGACGTCATCTCTTGTACTGGGCCATTGACACGAGCAACGCCGGAAACGGGGGTGGAACTTCGGGAAACTACGGCCTCAACCTGCGGCTCTCCGAGCTGATTAACAAGTTCCACGGCCCCCTCGAACGGGGGGTGCAGGTGCTGGACCACCTGCTGACCCTCGAGGAGGACGACTTCACCGGCCACTGGGGCAGCGCCTACGCACACAGCTATGAGCCCGAATACGCGGACAGAGTGCCAGAGAACGAGGAGTTGCCACCGCCTGAACACA TGGAAACCCTTAACAATGGCAACGGGCTGCTCCATTCGCCGCCCCACaatcaccagcagcagcaccagcaacagcagcgcgGTAGCGGAGCCGGTGGAGCTGTATCGccacctggaggaggtgcctCCGCTGGTGCCGACCACAATATTCAGATAACGCAGCCGATCAGTGCTCCTTCATCGCCGTTAGCCTCACCTGGAGCCCTAAACAGCAGCACAAGCAGCGGTGGGGGCGGTGGAAGTGGTGGTGGCATCAGCGGCAGTCCAACGGCCTTCTCCTTGCCCTCCGGTTCGGCAGCGGCTGCATTGGCAGCCATCTCAGCCACTCCCACCAGCGGCAGTGGATCGTACGTGTGCTCCGCCGGCACCAACTGGCACTTTGCCGCTGTGGCGGCCTCCAATGCCATCGACACGGCCGATCCCAACTGGCAGGCCAGCAAGGCCACGGTGCTCGAGCGAAACGCAGCCATGTTTAACAACGAGCTCATGTCCGACGTCAAGTTCATTGTGGGCGGAGAGTTTG ATATTGATCCTATCCGGACCATACCCGCCCACAAATACATTCTCGCCACAGGCAGCTCCGTCTTCTATGCCATGTTTTATGGTGGATTGGCCGAAAACAAGCAGGAAATTAAAGTGCCTGATGTGGAACCCACTGCCTTTCTAACGTTGTTAAG GTACCTCTATTGTGATGAAATCAAACTAGAACCTGAACACATCCTGGCTACGCTGTACGCTGCCAAAAAGTACATCGTGCCCCATCTGGCCAGAGCCTGTGTTAACTATCTGGAAGTGAAGTTGACGGCAAAAAACGCCTGCCTACTTCTCAGTCAATCGCGTCTGTTCGAGGAGCCAGAACTGATGCAGCGTTGCTGGGAAGTGATAGACGCGCAGGCCGAGATGGCGGTTAAGTCCGAGGATTTTGTGGACATTGACCTCAAGACCTTCGAGTCGATCCTCTCCCGAGAGACGCTCAACTGCAAGGAGATCCACCTGTTCGAGGCGGCTCTCAACTGGGCCCTAAACGCCTGTGAGAAGATGAGCATCGATGACACTGCGCAAAACAAGCGTCGTTTGCTGGGACAGGCCTTGCACCTCATCCGTATCCCTACGATGACGCTGGAAGAGTTTGCCAACGGCGTGGCCCAAACAGGCATTCTCTCGTCTCAGGAAACGATTGATATGTTTCTGCACTTTACCGCCAAAGTGAAACCTTCGCTAGGTTTCCCAACCAGGTCGCGGGCGGGCCTGAAGACACAGGTTTGCCATCGCTTCCAGTCGTGTGCTTACCGCTCCAACCAGTGGCGCTACCGCGGACGCTGTGATTCCATTCAGTTTTCGGTCGATCGAAG AATCTTTATTGTTGGTTTTGGACTGTATGGCTCGTCGACCGGCGCAGCTAATTACAACGTTAAGATCGAACTCAAGCGGCTGGGACGAACTCTTGCCGAGAACGACACCAAGTTCTTTTCCGATGGGTCGAGCAACACGTTCCACGTGTTCTTCGAGAACCCTATTCAGATTGAACCCGAGTGCTACTACACCGCCTCTGTGATCCTGGACGGAAACGAGCTGAGCTTCTTTGGACAGGAGGGTATGTCGGAGGTGCTCATGGGCAATGTAACATTCCAGTTCCAGTGCTCGTCAGAGAGCACCAACGGCACTGGCGTCCAAGGCGGCCAAATCCCAGAGCTGATTTTCTACGGTCCCACTACTGTGACGGCTCTGAACTCACCGACCAATTCGGTGTGTGCCACTCCCATCGGAGGATCTTTGTCCGCGGGATCGGCAATCACTGGTGGGGGGGCATCAGCATCTTCATCATCTTCCACTGCCATAGCTTCAAATGGTAATAACCCGAACCATGGGTCTGGGGAGGATCTGGCCGGAGAGGGAAGCACCTGA
- the LOC6499677 gene encoding protein CREG1, with product MVHCSFLLLAWILAFVAPLPSFGYSPREDERLIREYKQQLELNHAKIARDLVHRANWAAVGSISTNKIVEGYPMVNIISTDDSDSDGKSTGRIRFLLTDLDFTGPDWEHNNKVTLMFSDDQTLNCQKAGKDPMEPTCARTMLSGQVKKINPNDSSYQPALDAFEKRHPAANNWIKAHNFYLCELEIRNIFVLDFYGGPHQVSASDYYAIKA from the exons ATGGTACACTGCTCTTTTCTATTGTTGGCTTGGATCCTGGCCTTCGTAGCTCCCTTACCCAGTTTTGGATATTCTCCTCGAGAGGACGAAAGACTGATTCGCGAATATAAGCAGCAACTGGAGCTAAACCACGCCAAGATCGCCAGAGACCTAGTGCATCGAGCGAATTGGGCTGCTGTGGGCAGTATCTCCACAAATAAAATCGTCGAGGGTTATCCCATGGTCAACATCATTTCCACAGACGATAGCGACTCCGACGGCAAATCCACTGGCCGGATACGTTTTCTGCTCACTGATTTGGACTTTACTGGCCCGGATTGGGAGCATAACAACAAGGTGACCCTAATGTTCAGCGATGACCAGACGTTGAATTGCCAGAAAGCGGGCAAAGATCCAATGGAACCCACTTGTGCTCGCACCATGCTGAGTGGACAGGTGAAGAAG ATAAATCCAAACGATAGCAGTTATCAGCCCGCCCTGGATGCTTTCGAGAAACGTCATCCTGCAGCCAATAATTGGATTAAAG CCCACAATTTCTACCTATGCGAGTTGGAAATTCGCAACATCTTTGTTCTTGACTTCTATGGAGGCCCGCACCAGGTCAGCGCCTCGGACTATTACGCTATTAAGGCGTAG